A DNA window from Ignavibacteriales bacterium contains the following coding sequences:
- a CDS encoding 2-oxoisovalerate dehydrogenase — MAKGWSYHSSCAGHEGIQLALGLSFRQGKDFLFPYYRDLMTSLAAGLSIEEIIENGLSKPSDVASGGRHMSNHFAKPEIRIQNVSSATGNHALHAVGVARAIKRYKGDEITFASFGDSSVSEGYVYEAISGAAREMLPVIFVIQNNKYGISVPNKDQAANIIVSENFVGFKNVKIVNIDGTNVFDSWKGTQEAIEYVKNGKGPAILHADCVRMNSHSNSDKQELYRSPEEIANAQRFDPVKRFRKYLIVKKLFSDEELSSIENENLKKVEDAGTKVENEPDTDPETATSFVIPSSIENITEDPDSIHPNPNVPSITLREAINETLKEEFRRNKNTFLWGQDVASKDKGGVFNVTKGMLQEFGNERIFNAPIAEDFIVGTANGFCRYRDDICVVIEGAQFADYFWPAMEQLIECAHDYYRTNGKFTPNIVIRLASGGYIGGGLYHSQSLDGTFATIPGLRIVMPSFADDAVGLMRSAMRSRGVTIYIENKFLYNQFFTKTQRPSENHLTPFGKARIRKTGNDLTIVSWGTPLHFSLRVARKLETEHKIDAEVIDLRSINPLDVDSILRSVKKTGRLLVVHEHQLFGGFGGEIVSIVSEQAFQYLDAPVMRVASKNSPVPFSRILERAVLVQEDDILNAALKLAAF, encoded by the coding sequence TGGCTAAAGGTTGGTCGTACCATTCCTCATGCGCGGGACACGAAGGAATTCAACTCGCACTTGGCTTATCGTTTCGGCAGGGAAAAGATTTTCTGTTTCCATATTACCGCGATCTCATGACATCACTCGCCGCGGGCTTATCCATTGAGGAAATAATTGAAAACGGATTATCGAAACCGAGTGATGTTGCGAGCGGCGGAAGACATATGAGCAATCATTTTGCAAAGCCCGAAATCAGAATTCAAAATGTTTCATCTGCAACAGGCAACCACGCACTTCATGCAGTTGGTGTCGCACGGGCAATAAAGAGATACAAAGGAGATGAAATTACATTTGCAAGCTTTGGTGATTCTTCGGTGTCGGAAGGTTATGTTTACGAAGCCATAAGCGGAGCCGCGAGAGAGATGCTGCCGGTTATATTTGTCATTCAAAATAATAAATATGGAATTTCAGTCCCTAATAAAGATCAAGCCGCTAACATAATCGTTTCAGAAAATTTTGTCGGATTTAAAAACGTTAAGATAGTAAATATTGACGGAACAAATGTTTTCGATTCATGGAAAGGCACACAGGAGGCGATTGAATATGTAAAGAACGGGAAAGGTCCCGCAATTCTTCACGCCGATTGTGTTAGAATGAATTCTCACAGCAATTCCGACAAGCAGGAACTATACAGATCACCAGAAGAAATCGCAAACGCGCAGCGATTTGACCCGGTGAAGAGATTCCGTAAATATTTGATCGTTAAAAAATTATTTTCTGACGAAGAATTGTCATCGATTGAAAATGAAAATTTAAAAAAAGTGGAAGATGCCGGAACAAAAGTTGAGAATGAACCAGATACCGATCCGGAAACAGCGACAAGCTTTGTAATTCCATCTTCTATAGAAAACATAACGGAAGATCCCGATTCTATTCATCCTAACCCCAACGTTCCATCGATTACTTTAAGAGAAGCGATCAACGAAACACTGAAAGAAGAATTCAGACGAAATAAGAATACGTTTTTATGGGGACAGGATGTTGCATCGAAAGATAAAGGTGGCGTTTTCAATGTAACCAAAGGGATGCTTCAGGAATTCGGCAACGAAAGAATATTCAATGCACCGATTGCAGAAGATTTTATTGTCGGAACCGCAAACGGATTTTGTCGTTACCGCGATGATATTTGCGTGGTGATTGAAGGAGCACAATTTGCCGACTACTTCTGGCCCGCGATGGAGCAATTAATAGAATGCGCACACGATTATTACAGAACAAACGGAAAATTTACTCCAAACATAGTTATACGGCTTGCATCCGGCGGTTATATCGGCGGCGGATTATATCACTCGCAAAGTCTTGATGGAACATTCGCGACTATTCCGGGTTTAAGAATTGTTATGCCATCGTTCGCAGATGATGCCGTTGGTTTGATGAGATCCGCAATGCGCAGTCGTGGTGTAACAATTTACATCGAAAACAAATTTCTGTACAACCAGTTCTTCACAAAAACTCAGCGACCAAGCGAAAATCATCTGACACCTTTCGGTAAAGCCCGTATTAGAAAAACCGGCAATGATTTAACAATTGTATCGTGGGGAACTCCGCTTCATTTTTCGCTGCGAGTTGCAAGGAAGTTAGAGACCGAACATAAAATTGATGCTGAAGTTATTGATCTCCGTTCCATAAATCCCCTCGATGTTGATTCGATATTGCGATCAGTAAAGAAGACGGGACGGCTGCTTGTGGTGCATGAACATCAATTGTTCGGCGGCTTCGGTGGCGAGATCGTATCGATAGTATCGGAACAAGCATTTCAATATTTAGACGCGCCGGTTATGCGGGTTGCCTCTAAAAATTCACCGGTACCGTTTTCAAGAATTCTTGAACGGGCAGTACTTGTTCAGGAAGATGATATTCTGAATGCGGCGCTTAAGCTTGCCGCTTTTTAA